A genome region from Streptomyces pratensis includes the following:
- a CDS encoding DUF642 domain-containing protein has product MRPLRLSTAALSAAALLLTAASTTASAHGHDTTTHTPGTEFADGFETPVVPPPAPFTTHPGGQTAGPWAVGGHSVDVSSDRLWDAAEGSQSLDLNGTTSGSVSQQIPTHPLISYVVSFELAGNPAWAPALKTGELRVDGVPVKTFSFDVTGRGFRNMGYVRQTAVFTSPLKNSVTLTFASTSPGPGGPVIDDVRIRSCLLVLCPHVA; this is encoded by the coding sequence ATGCGCCCGCTCCGCCTGTCCACCGCCGCCCTGTCCGCCGCGGCCCTCCTGCTGACCGCCGCCTCCACCACGGCCTCGGCCCATGGGCACGACACGACGACGCACACCCCCGGCACGGAGTTCGCCGACGGTTTCGAGACGCCGGTCGTCCCGCCTCCGGCCCCCTTCACCACCCACCCGGGCGGGCAGACCGCGGGCCCCTGGGCGGTCGGGGGTCACAGCGTCGACGTGTCCTCCGACCGACTGTGGGACGCGGCCGAGGGCAGCCAGTCGCTGGACCTCAACGGCACTACGTCCGGCAGCGTCTCGCAGCAGATACCGACACACCCGCTGATCTCGTACGTCGTCAGCTTCGAGCTGGCAGGCAACCCGGCGTGGGCTCCCGCCCTGAAGACGGGCGAACTCAGGGTCGACGGCGTCCCCGTGAAGACGTTCAGCTTCGACGTCACCGGCCGTGGTTTCCGGAACATGGGCTACGTCCGGCAGACCGCCGTCTTCACCAGCCCGCTGAAGAACTCCGTCACCCTCACGTTCGCCAGCACCAGCCCCGGCCCCGGCGGCCCGGTCATCGACGACGTCCGGATCCGGAGCTGCCTGCTGGTCCTCTGCCCTCACGTCGCCTGA
- a CDS encoding TetR/AcrR family transcriptional regulator, with protein sequence MAKATDGDGAPVPQRLLAAATRLFAERGYDRTSVQEIVEAAGVTKGALYHYFGSKEDLLQEVYARVLRLQQERLDAFAGAEAPVEQRLRDAAADVVVTTIENLDDASIFFRSMHHLSPEKNKQVRIERRRYHERFRALIEEGQRAGVFSVATPADLVVDYHFGSVHHLSTWYSPEGPLSQQEVADHLADLLLRALRP encoded by the coding sequence ATGGCCAAGGCGACGGACGGGGACGGTGCGCCCGTCCCCCAGAGGCTGCTGGCCGCCGCCACCCGGCTCTTCGCGGAGCGTGGCTACGACCGCACCTCCGTCCAGGAGATCGTCGAGGCGGCGGGAGTCACCAAGGGGGCGCTGTACCACTACTTCGGCTCCAAGGAGGACCTCCTCCAGGAGGTCTACGCCCGGGTGCTGCGGCTCCAGCAGGAACGCCTCGACGCATTCGCGGGGGCCGAGGCGCCGGTCGAGCAGCGGCTGCGCGACGCGGCGGCCGACGTGGTCGTCACGACGATCGAGAATCTCGACGACGCCTCGATCTTCTTCCGCTCCATGCACCACCTGAGCCCGGAGAAGAACAAGCAGGTACGGATCGAACGCCGCCGGTACCACGAGCGCTTCAGGGCCCTCATCGAGGAGGGACAGCGGGCCGGGGTGTTCTCCGTGGCGACCCCGGCCGACCTGGTCGTGGACTACCACTTCGGCTCGGTCCACCACCTGTCCACCTGGTACAGCCCCGAAGGCCCGCTCAGCCAGCAGGAGGTCGCGGACCATCTGGCCGACCTGCTGCTGAGGGCCCTGCGCCCCTGA
- a CDS encoding AMP-binding protein gives MTGSIYAAKPWTDLLSEAQLAPVHPAETMVHAFRAAVRRAPEHTALAYFDGRLGYRETDELSDSVAGHLAAEGLERGDRVAIMLQNTPHFVIALLGAWKAGATVVPLNPMYKSGEVGHVLKDAEVTALICSDRAWESYLRATAEAAPSVRIAVTACELDLQSADDPRVLGFERLPAPGADDWASDLVAVARRGLPAPEGREPTAADTALISYTSGTSGTPKGAMNSQGNIMINAERQRAGHPIEEGSAYFALAPLFHITGMVCQLAACVANAGTLVLAYRFEASVVLEAFAEHRPAYTVGPSTAFMALAAHPEATREHFASFKVISSGGAPLPPALVEKFRQGFGPYIRNGYGLTECTAPCASVPPEHEAPVDPVSGTLSVGVPGPDTQVRIIDETGDDVPFGEQGEIAVRGPQVVSGYWNLPEATEAAFPDGELRTGDIGFMDTAGWLYVVDRKKDMINASGFKVWPREVEDVLYTHPAVREAAVVGVPDTYRGETVRAYVSLRPGAETEPGELSAYCKERLAAYKYPREVEILAELPKTASGKILRRELRSPR, from the coding sequence ATGACCGGGTCGATCTACGCGGCGAAGCCCTGGACCGACCTGCTCAGTGAGGCCCAGCTCGCCCCCGTCCACCCAGCCGAGACCATGGTCCACGCCTTCCGCGCGGCCGTCCGGCGGGCCCCCGAGCACACCGCGCTCGCCTACTTCGACGGTCGCCTCGGCTACCGCGAGACCGACGAGCTGTCCGACTCCGTGGCAGGGCACCTCGCCGCCGAGGGGCTGGAGCGCGGCGACCGGGTCGCGATCATGCTCCAGAACACCCCGCACTTCGTCATCGCGCTGCTCGGTGCCTGGAAGGCCGGTGCGACCGTCGTCCCGCTCAACCCGATGTACAAGTCCGGCGAGGTCGGTCACGTACTGAAGGACGCGGAGGTCACCGCGCTGATCTGCTCGGACCGTGCCTGGGAGTCCTATCTGCGGGCCACCGCCGAGGCGGCCCCGAGCGTGAGGATCGCCGTCACGGCCTGCGAGCTGGACCTCCAGTCGGCCGACGACCCCCGCGTACTCGGCTTCGAGCGGCTCCCCGCGCCCGGAGCCGACGACTGGGCCTCGGATCTGGTGGCCGTGGCCCGCCGCGGCCTCCCCGCCCCCGAGGGCCGGGAACCCACCGCCGCGGACACCGCCCTGATCAGCTACACCTCCGGGACGAGCGGCACCCCCAAGGGGGCCATGAACTCCCAGGGCAACATCATGATCAACGCCGAGCGGCAGCGGGCCGGCCACCCCATCGAAGAGGGCTCGGCCTACTTCGCGCTCGCCCCGCTCTTCCACATCACCGGCATGGTGTGCCAGCTCGCCGCCTGCGTCGCCAACGCCGGCACCCTGGTCCTCGCCTACCGCTTCGAGGCGAGCGTCGTCCTGGAGGCCTTCGCGGAGCACCGACCCGCCTACACCGTGGGCCCTTCCACCGCCTTCATGGCGCTCGCCGCGCACCCGGAGGCCACCCGGGAACACTTCGCCTCGTTCAAGGTCATCTCCTCCGGCGGGGCACCGCTGCCGCCGGCCCTGGTCGAGAAGTTCCGCCAGGGCTTCGGTCCGTACATCCGCAACGGCTACGGACTCACCGAGTGCACCGCGCCCTGCGCATCCGTACCGCCGGAGCACGAGGCGCCGGTCGACCCCGTCTCGGGGACCCTGTCCGTGGGCGTCCCCGGACCGGACACCCAGGTCCGGATCATCGACGAGACGGGGGACGACGTCCCCTTCGGCGAGCAGGGCGAGATCGCCGTACGCGGACCGCAGGTCGTCTCCGGCTACTGGAATCTGCCCGAGGCCACCGAAGCGGCCTTCCCCGACGGGGAGCTGCGCACCGGGGACATCGGTTTCATGGACACGGCGGGCTGGCTCTACGTCGTGGACCGGAAGAAGGACATGATCAACGCCTCCGGGTTCAAAGTCTGGCCCCGGGAGGTGGAAGATGTCCTCTACACCCACCCCGCGGTGCGTGAGGCGGCCGTCGTGGGCGTTCCCGACACCTACCGCGGCGAGACGGTCCGGGCATACGTCAGCCTGCGGCCGGGCGCCGAGACGGAACCGGGTGAGCTGAGCGCGTACTGCAAGGAGCGGCTGGCCGCCTACAAGTACCCGCGCGAAGTGGAGATCCTGGCCGAGCTCCCGAAGACGGCGAGTGGGAAGATCCTCAGGCGGGAACTGCGTTCCCCCCGGTAG
- a CDS encoding SDR family oxidoreductase has protein sequence MSTVQGAGVVVTGAGGGIGAALARRFAAEGARVVVNDLDGDRIKALAEEIGGTVVAGDASGIVEAARDALGGTVDVYCANAGLASGGDAFAEEDVWAAAWDVNVMAHVRAARALLPDWLERGSGRFVSTASAAGLLTMIGAAPYSVTKHGAVAFAEWLSLTYRHRGVKVHTICPQGVRTDMLTAAGSAGDLVLAPTAIEPEAVADALFEAMEQDRFLVLPHPEVAGYYRARAKDPDHWIGNMNHLQQKWEEAGA, from the coding sequence ATGAGCACGGTGCAGGGCGCTGGCGTAGTGGTGACGGGAGCCGGAGGCGGCATCGGGGCGGCCCTCGCCCGCAGATTCGCCGCCGAGGGCGCGCGGGTCGTCGTCAACGACCTCGACGGCGACCGGATCAAGGCGCTCGCCGAGGAGATCGGCGGCACCGTCGTGGCCGGCGACGCCTCCGGCATCGTGGAGGCCGCGCGCGACGCGCTCGGCGGCACGGTGGACGTCTACTGCGCCAACGCAGGCCTCGCCTCGGGCGGAGACGCCTTCGCCGAGGAGGACGTGTGGGCCGCGGCCTGGGACGTCAACGTGATGGCGCACGTCCGCGCGGCCAGGGCGCTGCTGCCGGACTGGCTGGAGCGCGGCAGCGGCCGCTTCGTCTCCACCGCGTCGGCCGCGGGCCTCCTGACGATGATCGGAGCCGCCCCGTACAGCGTGACCAAGCACGGCGCCGTCGCCTTCGCCGAGTGGCTGTCGCTGACCTACCGCCACCGGGGCGTCAAGGTCCACACGATCTGCCCCCAGGGCGTGCGCACGGACATGCTCACGGCGGCCGGTTCCGCGGGCGACCTCGTGCTCGCGCCCACCGCGATCGAGCCGGAGGCCGTCGCCGACGCCCTGTTCGAGGCAATGGAGCAGGACCGCTTCCTGGTCCTGCCGCATCCGGAGGTCGCCGGCTACTACCGCGCCCGCGCCAAGGACCCCGACCACTGGATCGGCAACATGAACCACCTGCAGCAGAAGTGGGAGGAGGCCGGCGCATGA
- a CDS encoding exo-beta-N-acetylmuramidase NamZ domain-containing protein → MTLSRRGLLAVGGAMGALATTAAGPGAAMAAGRGHGAGGTRVRTGFERLRADGYRLLAGQKVGVVTNPTGITTDVRHIVDVMHPDDRVNLTAVFGPEHGFRGTAQAGGSEGRYDDPATGLPVYDTYLKSGQPLADVFTASGVDTVVFDIQDAGARFYTYIWTLYDCMEAAALAGKRLVVLDRPNPVTGRAALGPVLDPAFATFVGRREISQAHGMTVAELALLFDAEFLTARPLDLDVVKMSGWRRGDFFDETGLPWVPPSPNMPTPETALVYSGTCLFEGTNLSEGRGTTRPFELLGAEGVDHRWAAAANGLELPGVAFREAYFAPVFSKFQGKTVGGVQVHVQDRDAFDPVRTGIALLVTAKRTWSGFAWRADNWIDKLTGNTRVRTMIDAGADTDEVVGAWAADLAAFRGVRREYLLYR, encoded by the coding sequence ATGACCCTGTCCAGGCGTGGATTGCTGGCTGTCGGCGGTGCGATGGGAGCCCTCGCGACGACCGCCGCGGGACCGGGGGCGGCCATGGCCGCCGGCCGGGGGCACGGGGCCGGGGGCACCCGGGTCCGTACCGGCTTCGAGCGGCTGCGTGCCGACGGGTACCGGCTGCTGGCCGGGCAGAAGGTGGGTGTCGTCACCAACCCGACCGGAATCACCACCGACGTACGGCACATCGTCGATGTGATGCACCCGGACGACCGGGTGAACCTGACCGCCGTCTTCGGCCCCGAGCACGGCTTCCGGGGGACGGCGCAGGCGGGCGGCTCGGAGGGGCGTTACGACGACCCCGCGACCGGACTGCCGGTCTACGACACGTATCTGAAGAGCGGGCAGCCGCTGGCCGACGTCTTCACCGCGTCGGGCGTCGACACGGTGGTCTTCGACATCCAGGACGCGGGCGCCCGGTTCTACACGTACATCTGGACCTTGTACGACTGCATGGAGGCGGCCGCGCTCGCCGGCAAGCGGCTCGTGGTCCTGGACCGGCCCAACCCTGTCACCGGCAGGGCGGCTCTGGGGCCCGTGCTCGATCCGGCCTTCGCGACCTTCGTGGGGCGCAGGGAGATCTCGCAGGCACACGGCATGACGGTGGCCGAGCTCGCGCTGCTGTTCGACGCCGAGTTCCTGACGGCCCGGCCGCTGGACCTGGACGTCGTGAAGATGTCGGGATGGCGGCGCGGGGACTTCTTCGACGAGACGGGCCTGCCTTGGGTGCCGCCGAGCCCCAACATGCCGACGCCGGAGACGGCGCTGGTCTACTCGGGGACGTGTCTGTTCGAAGGGACGAACCTCTCCGAGGGCCGGGGAACGACACGGCCCTTCGAACTGCTCGGAGCCGAGGGCGTCGACCACCGCTGGGCGGCTGCCGCCAACGGCCTGGAGCTGCCCGGGGTCGCCTTCCGTGAGGCGTACTTCGCGCCGGTGTTCTCCAAGTTCCAGGGCAAGACGGTGGGCGGTGTGCAGGTGCACGTCCAGGACCGGGACGCCTTCGACCCCGTACGCACCGGCATCGCGCTGCTGGTCACGGCGAAGCGGACGTGGAGCGGCTTCGCGTGGCGGGCGGACAACTGGATCGACAAGCTCACGGGCAACACCCGGGTCCGCACGATGATCGACGCGGGGGCGGACACGGACGAGGTGGTGGGGGCCTGGGCCGCCGACCTCGCGGCCTTCCGTGGTGTGCGCCGGGAGTACCTGCTCTACCGGTGA